From a region of the Alnus glutinosa chromosome 1, dhAlnGlut1.1, whole genome shotgun sequence genome:
- the LOC133871536 gene encoding phloretin 4'-O-glucosyltransferase-like, translating to MARPHFLLLTFPAQGHINPGLQLAKRLICLGAHVTFVTTITAHRCMSKIPALNGLSFATFSDGYDDRSKLGDDVSHYMSELKRRGSQALTELVMSSANEGHPFTGLVYTILLPWAADVASGLHLPSALLWIQPATVLDIFYNYFNGYGDVIRNSNNDPSCLVELPGLPLLTSRDMPSFLLASNTYTFLLPAFQEQLEALEKESKPRILVNTFDALEPEAIRAIEKFNLIGIGPLIPSAFLDGKDPSDTCFGGDLFQSSKDHYIEWLNSKPKSSVIYVSFGSLLVLAKRQMEEIARVMLDCGRPFLWVIRAKENGEEEKEEDKLSCREELEEKGMIVPWCSQVEVLSHPSLGCFVTHCGWNSTLESLVSGVPVVAFPQWADQGTNAKLIQDVWKTGVRVTANEDGIVESDEIKRCLELVIGGGEKEKEMRRNAKKWRDLAREATKEGGSSYENLKSFVDEIGEGC from the coding sequence ATGGCCCGCCCCCACTTCCTCCTCTTAACATTTCCAGCCCAAGGCCATATCAATCCTGGCCTCCAACTCGCCAAGCGCCTCATTTGCTTGGGAGCGCATGTCACCTTTGTCACCACTATCACTGCCCACCGTTGCATGAGCAAAATCCCCGCTCTCAACGGCTTGTCCTTTGCCACCTTCTCCGACGGCTACGACGACAGGTCTAAACTCGGTGACGATGTCAGCCACTACATGTCCGAGCTCAAGCGCCGTGGCTCCCAAGCCCTCACTGAACTTGTCATGTCCAGCGCAAACGAGGGTCACCCATTTACGGGCCTAGTCTACACGATCCTCCTCCCTTGGGCTGCGGACGTGGCGAGTGGACTTCACCTTCCATCAGCGCTTCTTTGGATTCAACCTGCCACGGTTTTGGACATATTCTACAACTACTTCAATGGTTATGGTGATGTCATCAGAAACAGCAATAATGACCCTTCATGTTTAGTAGAATTACCAGGACTACCATTGCTCACTAGCCGTGACATGCCCTCCTTTTTGCTTGCTTCAAATACGTATACTTTTCTACTTCCAGCATTTCAAGAACAACTTGAAGCTCTTGAAAAAGAAAGCAAGCCGAGAATATTGGTGAATACATTTGATGCGCTGGAGCCCGAGGCCATAAGAGCAATCGAAAAGTTCAATTTGATTGGGATTGGGCCACTAATTCCATCTGCTTTTCTGGATGGAAAAGATCCATCCGATACTTGTTTTGGAGGAGATCTTTTCCAAAGCTCCAAGGATCACTACATCGAATGGCTCAACTCAAAGCCCAAATCATCCGTTATTTACGTGTCGTTCGGGAGCTTGTTGGTGTTAGCCAAGCGACAAATGGAGGAAATTGCACGCGTAATGTTGGATTGCGGGCGCCCCTTCTTGTGGGTCATAAGAGCTAAGGAAAacggagaagaagagaaggaagaggATAAGCTGAGTTGTAGAGAGGAGTTGGAAGAAAAGGGAATGATAGTGCCATGGTGCTCTCAGGTGGAGGTTTTGTCACACCCTTCATTGGGATGCTTTGTGACACATTGTGGGTGGAATTCAACTTTGGAGAGTTTAGTTTCTGGGGTGCCAGTGGTAGCGTTCCCCCAGTGGGCGGATCAAGGGACAAACGCAAAATTGATCCAGGACGTATGGAAGACGGGAGTGCGGGTGACTGCAAATGAGGATGGGATTGTTGAAAGTGATGAGATCAAGAGGTGCTTGGAATTGGTTATCGGAGGTggggagaaagagaaagaaatgagaagGAATGCTAAGAAATGGAGGGATTTGGCTAGGGAGGCCACAAAGGAAGGTGGCTCTTCGTACGAGAATCTTAAATCCTTTGTGGATGAGATCGGAGAAGGATGTTAG
- the LOC133871549 gene encoding phloretin 4'-O-glucosyltransferase-like — protein MVRPHFLVITYPAQGHINPGLQFAKRLIRLGAHVTFVTSVAARRRMTKSVALDGLSFSTFSDGYDDGFKPGDDVNHQRSEIKRCTSQILTDLIVSRANEGDPFTALIYTMLLPWVAGVASGLHLPSAVLWIQPATVLDIYYYHFNGYGDVIRNSSNDPSCSIELPGMPLLASRDMPSFLLASNTYTFILPSFQEQLGALEKESNPRILVNTFDALEPDALRAIKKFNLIGIGPLIPSAFLDGKDPSDTCFGGDIFQSSKDHYIEWLNSKPKSSVIYVSFGSLLVLAKQQIEEIARGLLDCGRPFLWVIRAKENGEEEKEDEKVSCREELDEKGMIVTWCSQVEVLSHPSLGCFVTHCGWNSTLESLVSGVPVVAYPQWSDQGTNAKLIQDVWKTGVQVTANEDGIVESDEIKRCLELVIGGGEEGGEMRRNAKKWRDLARKATKEGGSSYENLKSFVDEIGERCC, from the coding sequence ATGGTCCGCCCTCACTTCCTCGTCATAACATATCCTGCCCAAGGCCATATCAATCCTGGCCTGCAATTCGCCAAGCGCCTCATTCGCTTGGGGGCGCATGTTACATTCGTCACAAGCGTTGCCGCCCGCCGTCGCATGACCAAAAGCGTTGCTCTCGATGGCTTGTCCTTCTCCACCTTCTCTGATGGCTACGATGACGGGTTTAAACCTGGTGATGATGTCAACCACCAGCGTTCTGAGATCAAGCGCTGTACCTCCCAAATTCTCACTGATCTTATCGTGTCCCGTGCAAACGAGGGTGACCCATTTACGGCCTTAATCTACACGATGCTCCTCCCTTGGGTGGCCGGAGTTGCGAGTGGACTTCACCTCCCATCAGCGGTTCTTTGGATTCAACCTGCAACGGTTTTGGACATATACTACTACCACTTCAATGGTTATGGTGATGTCATCAGGAACAGCAGCAATGACCCTTCGTGTTCAATAGAATTACCAGGAATGCCATTGCTCGCTAGCCGTGACATGCCCTCCTTTTTGCTTGCTTCAAATACGTATACTTTTATACTTCCATCATTTCAAGAGCAACTTGGAGCACTTGAAAAAGAAAGCAACCCGAGAATTCTAGTGAATACCTTTGATGCACTAGAGCCCGATGCCTTAAGAGCGATCAAAAAGTTTAATTTGATTGGAATTGGGCCGCTAATTCCATCTGCTTTTTTGGATGGAAAAGATCCATCCGATACTTGTTTTGGAGGAGATATTTTCCAAAGCTCCAAGGATCACTACATCGAATGGCTCAACTCTAAGCCCAAATCATCTGTTATTTACGTGTCATTCGGGAGTTTATTGGTGTTAGCCAAGCAACAAATTGAGGAAATAGCACGCGGATTGTTGGATTGCGGCCGCCCCTTCTTGTGGGTCATAAGAGCCAAGGAAAacggagaagaagagaaggaagatgAGAAAGTGAGTTGTAGAGAGGAATTGGATGAAAAGGGAATGATAGTGACATGGTGCTCCCAGGTGGAGGTTTTGTCACATCCTTCATTAGGCTGCTTTGTGACACATTGTGGATGGAATTCAACTTTGGAGAGTTTGGTTTCTGGGGTGCCTGTAGTGGCATATCCCCAGTGGTCGGATCAAGGGACAAACGCAAAGCTAATCCAGGATGTGTGGAAGACAGGAGTGCAAGTGACTGCAAATGAGGATGGGATTGTTGAAAGTGATGAGATCAAGAGGTGCTTGGAATTGGTTATTGGAGGTGGAGAGGAAGGGGGAGAAATGAGAAGGAATGCTAAGAAATGGAGGGATTTGGCTAGGAAGGCCACCAAGGAAGGTGGCTCATCGTATGAGAATCTTAAATCCTTCGTGGATGAGATTGGAGAAAGATGTTGTTAG